ACGGCGCACGTGAAGCAGTACTTCATGACCTCTAATCGGAAAGTCGTGAAACACACTTTCGCGTGTAAATCCATTGGGGCGCAGGTCTTCTCCGTCGTCAGGTTTCTGCTCGTTCTCATCGAGATAAAGGTGAATCACCTGTGTGTCACCTTTCTTCTCGACACGTACAGTCTTCAAGTCAAACCAGTCAAGCATGCGGGCTGGCAACAGGCATTCCGCTAAGAGTCTATACTGTTCCATTTTGTTCTAACGTTTACTCTATAAACGTACACCTGCTTGCTTTTATTGTGCTATGCTATCCACACGCTTTTGCAAGTGACCCATTGATATTCTTCTTATTTTCTTTCTTCGATAAGATTATACTCTTTCTTCGATGAAGTATCGTGGGCGACGCTTCACCTCGGTATAAATCTTGCCGATATAAACACCCGTAATGCCCACACCCGTGGTGATGATGCCACCGATAAACCACATGGAAACAAGCATAGAGGTCCAGCCCTGAATGGTCTTGCCCTGGAAATATTCTACCAAGGCAAAGATTATCATGATGACTGCTACCAAAGTCATCGC
This Segatella copri DSM 18205 DNA region includes the following protein-coding sequences:
- a CDS encoding ISAon1 family transposase N-terminal region protein; the protein is MEQYRLLAECLLPARMLDWFDLKTVRVEKKGDTQVIHLYLDENEQKPDDGEDLRPNGFTRESVFHDFPIRGHEVLLHVRRRRWLDADGHNVMTECNLIQESTRCSTELADFLKEAFGDAPYNGPFV